The DNA region GTATACTGTATACtatctaatatatttttcaaaccaTACATAAAACAGTAGAAAATATTAAAGGAATTGTTAAAAAGCTTGGCTATAAATACTTACGGCCTCATTTTCCAGACTGCAAATGAAAGGTTATCTATATTTGTTGCCTTCACttgactaaattacattttaaaatatatgaaatgtaattatttttttacaatgctactgttttttactgtatttttcatcaagtaAATGCAACCtgggtgagtataagagactacaaaacattaaaaaaaatcataattattccaaaatatAAAGTGTAGTGACAAAAAGtagtgaatgtttttgaaagaagtatctctctctctataatatgcacttatgtattttataatgtgtttacaCCTTTACAGAACTCACATTGTTTGAAGCCTCAGCTTCTGATTTAATGTCATGAGTTATTCCATTCTCCACACCTGAAGGCCCATCGCTCCCCAGCTTCTCAGGTGGGTTTTGATCTTTGATCTTGGAGCTTTCAGCGATATTTGAGTTTGGTTTCAGTTCACTCTCATCACTGTCCTCCTCAGAAGACTCCACCTCGTTTGGCGTTTCTTGAGCTGAGGGTTGCGAAGACTCCTTCTTTTTGGCTTTCTTGTCTTCCTCCACTGGTTTATCTTCAGAGTAGCTGGTGTTATCCAGTCGTGGCTCATGGGGCGAGGTACCTTCCTCTGTAGGATAATCTAATCTTATAGGGCTGCCTTTTGCATCTTTGGCACCAGAGACGTTCTCATTAAGGGGTTGAAGGCTGGTGGGGCTTGTCTGCTTAGGGCTGTATGACCCATATGTTGATGTGTCAGACCTAAAACTGGATGAGTTGTCTCTCCTGTAACAGAAAATGTGCAGAGAAATATGTTTGAATCTTATAAGAAATATCCTAACAAAGATACCACACTATTCTTATTTGGGCCAAAATagattgtattaaataaataaacatacaaccATTAAAAAAGCGCTTTTAGACTTTTGAATTTTAGAGTAACTTATTGCTCATGGCAACactttttatgtctttatattattaatcatGCCCATTCACCAGCAGATGGCGTTAGTTCTTTTAAATCTACAAGGCAAGGAGAGACCCTGAAATGATGTTTTTTACCTTAGAGATCCCCTGGGGTTGTAACTCATGTGGAAATCATAAAAGCTTTTAAGTGATCTTGGGGACAACGTGTCTCTAAATGACCTTCTCTTCAATGAACCAgcataaaaggaaaacaaaaagagtaatttggtaaaataaagtattatgcTACTGAtgtttaacttaaaaatatatggATGAACAGACTATAAAGCCTTATACCGGTTGAAGTTGTTCACGACAAAGCTCTTGTCTGGATGCTGGGTGCTCAGCTCTTTCATCACAGTCTGTAAAACCTCATTGTTCGAggccaaaacagaaaaaaatatctcAGGTAGTTGTAGAAGATGaggaatcactttttttttgtttgatccgagtattttatttgaaataatttagttTACCTTGGTAAGTTCATTGTAGAAGATGTCTCTGAGGTTGCAAATGGCTTGGAAGACTGTGACATAGCATCCAATGCGACTACAGAATGCAgaacaaatataatgtataagGGTAATGGACATTGAGATTTAAACCAAAtctactataaaaataaatacctgTCAAATAGAAGAGGCAGTTCCATCTTCAGCTCCCTGTTCATGTCATCAAATACCACCTTTGCTGCGTTCATCTCATCCTCTGCCTATAAAAACAAAGTCCTATACATTTGGTCTTCATTAAATCTGAATCATGTCAATATGTTGCTAGTAATAGCATGTTTGGTAGAAAAGAACATGCAACTTATCAGTAAGCCTATGAACAAACTTACTGAGTGAGTGTTTCTCTACTTCAGCCAGAATATTCTGAAACATGTCATATAATACCTTTCCAATTTTGATATCATCCTTCTTTTTAGCATTCTGCAGCCCTGTCAGGTGATGGCGAGCAGAATCATAGTCCACGAGTTTCCTGTTTCGCTTGGCCACCTTTTCctaaatcatgaagaaaaatcgTTTACAAACTGCATTTAAAAGTGATTGAAAGCTTTGTGCAAGGTGCATTTGCCAGTATGTGAGGCAGACGTCGTTACCCTGACATCTGGAAACTGGCTCATGTAAGACTCCATTGTGATTAATGCCTGATCACGCAGCTTGTCCTCATAATTGTTCCACTGATGCTCTTCTTCCTTTGGAACACAGAGAGtcacatttgtattaatataggtaattatagtgtgtgtgtgtgtctgtgtgtacttATTCATATACCAAATATCCCCACAAGGATAGCAAAACCTGaattttttgacattgtggggactatttttgtatttaaaaatagtaactgttttctgtaaggggtaagTTTAGGAGTAGGGTTGGGTTTgagtttgaaaaacaaaaacatttggtcagtataaaagtaatagaagtctatgaaAAGTCCCCACAatttacagaaacacacacacacacacacacacacacacacacacacacatatatacacacacacacacacacacaatatatatatatatatatatgtatatatatatatatatatatatatatatatatatatatataaaatcgaTATTGACAAATGCACAATGAACATATACTTTGCCTGTGAAATTTTGCTGATGACCATGCATTTGTTTTCTCTATATATTCTTACAGTATAGGCTCTGAGACTAACCTCCACAACTGCCCTAAGATCCTCTGCACCATCCCACTTTTCATCATAGGCATCAAACAAGGACTGAAACAGTCGACCTGAGGCATCCCTCATTACTGTTAAACATACAAGAAAAATAAGGCATGTCAGTAATCCTGTTCACGAGAAGCTGATCTCCTTTGAGTCTGATAATAAAGAGCCAACCTGTGACAGCGTTGAGGTACGCTTTAAGGTCCTTGTACATTCTGTATCCATTGCCCTGCAAAGGAGGTCCCAAGGACATATTAGGCAATCTTTTGATCTTCAGAACAGTTACTTTGCTTACCATAGATGTACCTGCTGGCATTGGAGGTTCGTCACACACTGCTCAAAGTGCTCATCTTTGGTCTCCTCAGATTTGCCAATCCTCTGCAACACCTGCAAAGGCATCACATATTACTTACCTGACAGCCATGACAAGGGGATTCTCAAACTATACTGACAGCACTGCAATGAATGTTCCACCTGAACCTTAAAATATTGATAAGTGCACACTGGCAAAGAAAAAGCTTCCTTACATGGCTGTAGATAGAACTATTCAGCTGACTTCTCCACTAGACAGTTTGAGATTACAAGATATGAAGGGCTTAaaccaggggtgtccagtcctgttcctggagatcttcAGATCTGCCTGCAGAGTCCAGCTCTAACCCTGCCTAAACATACTTATAGTGCTCTTGGTTtagttgtgtttgatcagggttggagctgaagattccaggaacaggactggacacccctggttTAAACAGACTCAGTAGGTGAAGATAGAAAAGTAAATGGTGACTTAGTAAGCCttggtatttaaataaaatacagttgtgGCAATAAAGGAGAATGTTAAGCAGAGGAGGAAGCTGCTTGTTTACATTGGCTCTTGTCAGTGGAGTAGATAAAGCAACTTGTGCCAGCTATTCCCATGTCATGTGACTGGATTGATCATTggataaaaataacactaaagtTTCGGTGCTCTCAAACAGGAAACTTTGGAAATCACATTGGCGCTCTTGACATAGTGTTTTATGATTCCAGCCACGTACCTTCTCCTGTGCTCTGTTGAATTGTTTCTGCACCCGTTTAGCAAGCACATTGGCCCCTCCTTTCGAGCTGATGCTGGACTTGCTCTCTGCCATGCTCTCCACTTGTTTTCTTCTTGAATAATGTTTTGTTAGACCCTCAAATTACCTGGCCAGCCCTGGAAAATAAAAGGTCATTTTTAGAGCAAACGACAGTTGACTTGGTGTCTTTACATACGCCTGTATTCTGTCCAAACACACCTTCTCTTGGCTTCTTCCATAAGTCATAAATTTCTTATCTTTTCAGTTCATGACTTGAGCATTGTGGTGGCCCCTGAGTCATATTTTATAGTTAATGGTTATATAAGGGCCCATTTGTGGAGAACGTTGAAATTATATTAGACATATACAAAAGTGCACTATTCATCCATTTTTCAAACCACTTATCCTATGTAGGGTCACAGTGATGCTAgagtcatattatattatattatgaatcaacaactgaatttaactgaataatgaaaatattgCTGCTCTTCAGCTGAagttgaaaaaaatgtatgaatttttaacattaacattattattttccaaTTTATTTCTGAGAAGCTGCTTTCAAACAATCTATATTgaaaaaaagcactatataaaaaaatctaagaaatgAGATAAGAAGCTGAACTTTGCACCTGTTCTCTactgttctattctattttatcaCACAATGAAGATCAAACATTCAACTTATTCCATTCCAtttcccttttcttttctattctattctgaatCAAATAAGTGGAAGTAAAACTTTGCATTTGTtcgattattttattttctattatgggtcacatatgcacacacacttttcttttcttttctctataAGCAGTAAGACATAAAAAGCATTACAGAGATTtccaaactacatttcccataagcCACAGTACATACAGAAGCAGCATCAGGCCACTCCTCTTCATCGCAAATGAGGACGTTATGAACTTAGCTCTGCTTTTTTGAATGAACTCAGGTTTATAACAttgctgcttctgcaggacatgCTCGACATGATCATGGGAAGCACGTTGGCCAAGTGTGCTGTTACCGACCTGGCCATTCAGTGGGTCGGGTGGGCTCTAGCGTCTGCTTTCAAAACGGAAAAGTTTTACGACTTGGCaggtaaataatttattcaaaaggcGTAGTCACGCgatattgataatattttattcCGTAGCTTTCGtcgtatttcaaatgtttatgcagtatgcacacataaaaaatgtatttcgccttaaaaaaacattgcagtttTGTTGCAACTCATGCTTTTTTAcgtgaaaaatatgttgttatgaAATTGCATTACGAGACGATGGTTATCTAAGATAGAATGACGTGTTGTGAAACCACCATAAATACGTCTCCACCCACAAGGCATAATCCTTAACGTTTACTGAAGTGTGTTTCGACAACCCGGCCTCTCAACCAGTCAGATCAATTTAGCTACAGAGTAGCCTTTGTATAATTGGCCAAGCTTTGGATACGTCGCTGTCAATCCTGCAGATAGAGGCGGGATTTGTCAGAAAAGTggttttaaagaggtcatatgatgcgatttcaattttttctttctctttggagtgttacaagcttttggtgaataaagaagatctgtaaagttgcaaaaactaaagtctcaaatccaaagagatattctttataaaagtttagactcgtccacgtccccctgaaacggctcgttctaaatCTGTAAGGCTGCACGCtctaatcgcatgcatttgtcatgcgtgacatcagtaaagctggttcaaTTCAgcgtaaatatccgtcacctgttttcaaatgcaccgggagttcatacacagagccgtagtcagTCCCAAGCTACGCCCCATGTTCAAAATCGAATGCGATCTCAAGGCATGAAAAcaatatgtttacagcctggttaaaaaactacggctctgtgtatatACTTGCTaattttgaaaacaggtgacagacattgaCCGGGGGTgggttcatttttttattactgatgagacacgcatgacaaattatgcgattaatcgtgcagccctaattaagggcgtggcatatcgtgtcagtatgtgggaagatttgctgCTGACAACGCCGCCCTAGATTTTGTGGCTTCAGCAAGAAGGCtaccttttattcttgctgtagtattgttgttgttgcggGAGAGCCGcggtcgtatagacgctgtgtgccAAGACTGCGAAAGCCCGCTCTACTTTGTTTTGAGCTTCAAAAGAACCGATattgcttcgtcatgcctggggctgatccgtgcacggacactacgtccatattttttcaCAGTCTGCACTGGTTCTAACAGCCGGCTTTCACCGAGGATGTCAGTACCGGGGGATCAGATGTGGTTGGCGCAAGCCCAACGGATGCTCCTTCGTAGAAATCCGCTGCCGCGCCATTCTTGTAACATTGTTGTTGCGGCTCACTCGCCGTGTcggtgtgtgacgttgtttcgctgagaaagcgaaactactttgtttggccttccaaaagaaaacacgactagaaatcatatttatatcacgtttataatgggttttatgtttatgtctcgtcgctccggccggacaaggcttcacaatatgttaagaaacgtaacatttccgtcacactcttgaggtattcggccaatcacaacgcgctgaggtatagctggccaatcacaggaCACCTTGCTTTTCGGaccgacgcgtttcagaaggcggagcatagaggagaaacaataatgtacagtatgtggaaaaaaaatgtgtttttcgaaccttaaaccgcataaacaaatttcattacaccaaataatgttctttttagcagcagcTAAACCACACAACATTAAATGACAAAgtatcactaaataaaaaaacctacaaaaaacctcaaaactaaattatatttaaacagaaacatttattttaaacagaaacctCTGTACAGatagttaaaatacattataacacaATTTCAAAAGTTTATGTTATACATAAGCAGTTTAACATTGATtgcatatattaa from Cyprinus carpio isolate SPL01 chromosome B23, ASM1834038v1, whole genome shotgun sequence includes:
- the LOC109048133 gene encoding bridging integrator 2-like, which encodes MAESKSSISSKGGANVLAKRVQKQFNRAQEKVLQRIGKSEETKDEHFEQCVTNLQCQQGNGYRMYKDLKAYLNAVTVMRDASGRLFQSLFDAYDEKWDGAEDLRAVVEEEEHQWNNYEDKLRDQALITMESYMSQFPDVREKVAKRNRKLVDYDSARHHLTGLQNAKKKDDIKIGKAEDEMNAAKVVFDDMNRELKMELPLLFDSRIGCYVTVFQAICNLRDIFYNELTKNNEVLQTVMKELSTQHPDKSFVVNNFNRAGSLKRRSFRDTLSPRSLKSFYDFHMSYNPRGSLRRDNSSSFRSDTSTYGSYSPKQTSPTSLQPLNENVSGAKDAKGSPIRLDYPTEEGTSPHEPRLDNTSYSEDKPVEEDKKAKKKESSQPSAQETPNEVESSEEDSDESELKPNSNIAESSKIKDQNPPEKLGSDGPSGVENGITHDIKSEAEASNNALTKGDHPSGEVKEGATTEASK